From one Nonomuraea polychroma genomic stretch:
- a CDS encoding protocatechuate dioxygenase, with the protein MTHDHEGQRVSRRRLITNVGISSLGLSGLLAVRSAGATAVTDYSDLFREAGTCTLTPARSKGPFYLDADMIRSDIRDNKPGVRLRLAIKVQDSETCQPLPGVVVDIWQCDASGLYSGGERGSMIQHVESRQITRDRPWPDMTPTDDKRYLRGAQVADAEGVVEFTTIWPGWYPGRTVHIHAMVYIGDSRVLTTQLMFEETLNAKVLSQPPYAQHIGRDTYNAGDFYYDRRLLLTVVEDGDGYWGAIVLSVDSDKDGR; encoded by the coding sequence GTGACACACGATCATGAAGGGCAGCGGGTCAGCCGTCGGCGTCTGATCACCAACGTCGGCATCAGCTCGCTCGGGCTCAGTGGCCTCCTTGCCGTCCGCAGCGCCGGCGCCACGGCGGTCACGGACTACAGCGACCTTTTCCGCGAGGCCGGCACCTGCACGCTCACGCCCGCCAGGTCCAAAGGGCCCTTCTACCTCGACGCGGACATGATTCGCAGCGACATCCGCGACAACAAGCCCGGCGTACGCCTGCGCCTCGCCATCAAGGTGCAGGACAGCGAGACGTGCCAGCCGCTGCCGGGCGTGGTGGTGGACATCTGGCAGTGCGACGCCTCCGGGCTCTACTCGGGAGGCGAGCGGGGATCCATGATCCAGCACGTCGAGTCGCGCCAGATCACCCGCGACAGGCCCTGGCCCGACATGACTCCTACCGACGACAAGCGCTACCTGCGGGGCGCGCAGGTAGCGGACGCCGAGGGAGTCGTGGAGTTCACGACGATATGGCCGGGATGGTATCCGGGGCGCACGGTGCACATCCATGCCATGGTGTACATCGGCGACTCGCGCGTGCTGACCACACAGCTGATGTTCGAAGAGACGCTCAACGCGAAGGTCCTGTCCCAGCCTCCGTACGCCCAGCACATAGGGCGGGACACGTACAACGCCGGCGACTTTTATTACGATCGCCGCCTGCTGCTGACGGTGGTCGAAGACGGCGACGGCTACTGGGGCGCCATCGTCCTGTCCGTCGACTCCGACAAGGACGGCCGTTAG
- a CDS encoding DEAD/DEAH box helicase, with product MALPLALSGQDLIGQARTGTGKTYAFGIAMLQSIGKPRKNRKKPRGLVVVPTRELAVQVSEDLVTAAGKLGSRVLTVYGGRAYEPQVEALKAGVDVIVGTPGRLLDLVKQKHLDLSQVNSLVLDEADRMLDLGFLPDIERIFKLIPAERQTMLFSATMPGEIVTLSRKYLNRPTHVRAEHESGEGEATPLTRQLVWRVHRMDKIEIVGRLLQAEGRGLTMVFCETKRACDMVAEQLDTRGFAVAAVHGDLGQGQREQALRAFRNGKIDVLVATDVAARGIDIDDVTHVVNYDCPTDDKTYVHRIGRTGRAGKTGISVTFVEWEELTRWKMINQMLGLDFAEPEESYSTSPHVYAELNIPEGTKGVLPHASRSRAGLSAERIEDLGETGRIRGRGGRRRDEREERERPARTPRQRRRTRGGRELEETTPDLVETAPDLVKTAPVETSEVELVDAKTEETPAIFSTDEIKAATSEPRRTRTRRGAATSAIEHALADAPEAPVKATRSRKAADEAGVAVAEAEAPVAEAPAKSTRSRRATADEAEAEGTRSRRATTEAEPEGTRSRRSTTEALTEGTRSRRAAAAPAAEVPAPFVVEEPAQDRGFLSTPPPPARTEPERIIPPSPFAVIFQSPDLATDDDDIAPSAASERKQQRRQPRGNGNGNRRRAG from the coding sequence ATGGCGCTTCCGCTCGCGCTGAGCGGCCAGGACCTGATCGGCCAGGCCCGCACGGGCACGGGCAAGACCTACGCGTTCGGCATCGCGATGCTGCAGAGCATCGGCAAGCCCCGCAAGAACCGTAAGAAGCCCCGCGGGCTGGTCGTCGTGCCGACCCGCGAGCTCGCCGTACAGGTCAGCGAGGACCTCGTGACCGCCGCGGGCAAGCTCGGGTCCCGAGTCCTGACCGTTTACGGCGGTCGTGCGTACGAGCCCCAGGTCGAGGCGCTCAAGGCAGGCGTCGACGTCATCGTCGGCACCCCGGGCCGTCTGCTCGACCTGGTCAAGCAGAAGCACCTGGACCTGAGCCAGGTCAACTCCCTCGTCCTCGACGAGGCCGACCGCATGCTCGACCTGGGCTTCCTGCCCGACATCGAGCGCATCTTCAAGCTGATCCCCGCGGAGCGGCAGACGATGTTGTTCTCGGCCACGATGCCGGGCGAGATCGTCACGCTGTCCCGCAAATACCTCAACCGTCCGACGCACGTACGCGCTGAGCACGAGAGCGGCGAGGGCGAGGCCACGCCGCTGACCCGCCAGCTCGTGTGGCGGGTCCACCGGATGGACAAGATCGAGATCGTCGGGCGGCTGCTGCAGGCCGAGGGCCGTGGGCTCACCATGGTCTTCTGCGAGACCAAGCGGGCCTGCGACATGGTCGCCGAGCAGCTCGACACCCGCGGCTTCGCGGTCGCGGCCGTCCACGGCGACCTCGGCCAGGGCCAGCGGGAGCAGGCGCTGCGGGCGTTCCGCAACGGCAAGATCGACGTGCTCGTGGCCACCGATGTGGCGGCCCGCGGCATCGACATCGACGACGTCACTCACGTGGTCAACTACGACTGCCCCACGGACGACAAGACGTACGTGCACCGCATCGGCCGCACCGGCCGGGCCGGCAAAACCGGCATCTCGGTCACGTTCGTGGAGTGGGAGGAGCTGACCCGCTGGAAGATGATCAACCAGATGCTCGGGCTCGACTTCGCCGAGCCTGAGGAGAGCTACTCCACCTCGCCGCACGTCTACGCCGAGCTCAACATCCCCGAGGGCACCAAGGGCGTCCTGCCGCACGCGAGCCGCTCGCGTGCCGGACTGTCCGCGGAGCGCATCGAGGACCTCGGTGAGACCGGCAGGATCCGTGGGCGTGGCGGTCGCCGCCGTGACGAGCGTGAGGAGCGGGAGCGTCCTGCCCGCACGCCGCGCCAGCGCCGCCGGACCCGCGGCGGCAGGGAGCTGGAGGAGACCACACCCGATCTGGTGGAAACCGCACCCGATCTGGTGAAGACCGCACCCGTCGAGACCTCGGAGGTCGAGCTCGTGGATGCCAAGACGGAGGAGACTCCCGCGATCTTCTCAACGGACGAGATCAAGGCCGCGACCTCGGAGCCGAGGCGGACGCGTACGCGGAGGGGGGCGGCCACGTCGGCGATCGAGCACGCGCTGGCCGATGCTCCTGAGGCGCCCGTCAAGGCCACGCGCTCGCGCAAGGCCGCAGACGAGGCCGGTGTCGCCGTGGCTGAGGCCGAGGCACCCGTGGCCGAGGCTCCGGCGAAGAGCACGCGCTCCCGCAGGGCGACCGCTGACGAGGCGGAGGCCGAGGGCACCCGCTCCCGCAGGGCGACCACGGAGGCGGAGCCCGAGGGCACCCGCTCCCGCAGGTCCACCACGGAAGCGCTGACGGAGGGCACGCGGTCTCGCCGCGCCGCCGCCGCACCGGCTGCCGAGGTGCCCGCACCCTTCGTCGTGGAGGAGCCAGCCCAAGACCGGGGCTTCCTCTCCACGCCGCCGCCTCCGGCGCGCACGGAGCCGGAGCGGATCATCCCGCCCAGCCCGTTCGCGGTGATCTTCCAGTCGCCCGACCTGGCGACGGACGACGACGACATCGCCCCGTCCGCAGCGAGCGAGCGCAAGCAACAGCGCCGCCAGCCTCGCGGCAACGGCAACGGCAACCGCCGCCGGGCAGGCTGA
- a CDS encoding ferritin-like fold-containing protein, with protein MKESPGVVDLLGLLAYAELSAYARMTEDATTLAPSLADRMALSELAVTEYAHFRLLRDRLAELGADPAEAMSPYVAALDAWHAQTRPADWLQALVKTYVGDGIAHDFYREGARHLDPSIADLVDEVLVDEGRSQFAVERVRAGIEADPKAAARLALWARRLVGEALSQAQQVAAARPELALLLVEAGGGQADISRLFAKLTEEHGKRMAAMGL; from the coding sequence ATGAAGGAGTCTCCAGGAGTCGTCGACCTACTCGGCCTTCTAGCGTACGCGGAGCTCAGCGCCTACGCCAGGATGACCGAGGACGCCACCACGCTGGCGCCCTCGCTGGCCGACCGGATGGCCTTGAGCGAGCTGGCCGTCACCGAGTACGCCCATTTCCGCCTGCTACGGGACCGCCTGGCCGAGCTGGGCGCCGATCCCGCCGAGGCGATGTCGCCGTACGTCGCGGCACTGGACGCCTGGCACGCCCAGACCCGGCCGGCCGACTGGCTGCAGGCGCTGGTCAAGACGTATGTGGGGGACGGCATCGCGCACGACTTCTACCGCGAGGGGGCCAGGCACCTCGATCCCTCGATCGCCGACCTGGTGGACGAGGTGCTGGTGGACGAGGGCCGGTCGCAGTTCGCGGTGGAACGGGTCAGGGCGGGGATCGAGGCCGATCCGAAGGCGGCGGCACGGCTGGCGCTGTGGGCTCGGCGGCTCGTGGGCGAGGCGCTGAGCCAGGCTCAGCAGGTGGCGGCGGCGCGGCCGGAGCTGGCACTGCTGCTGGTGGAGGCCGGCGGTGGCCAGGCCGATATTTCCCGACTCTTCGCGAAACTGACGGAGGAGCACGGCAAGCGGATGGCCGCCATGGGCCTCTGA
- a CDS encoding DUF3107 domain-containing protein gives MEIKIGVRSVHRELIVETDLTAEQVEEEIRNALSVDRGIFAITDVKGRRIVVPVAALGFVEIGEDESRPVGFGGTL, from the coding sequence ATGGAAATCAAGATCGGCGTACGCTCCGTACACCGCGAACTCATTGTCGAGACCGACCTCACTGCCGAGCAGGTCGAGGAGGAGATCAGGAACGCGCTGTCGGTCGATCGCGGGATCTTCGCCATCACCGACGTGAAGGGCAGGCGCATCGTCGTGCCGGTGGCCGCGCTCGGGTTCGTCGAGATCGGCGAGGATGAGTCCAGGCCGGTCGGCTTTGGGGGCACGCTCTAA
- a CDS encoding TetR/AcrR family transcriptional regulator, which produces MTATPDAKPRGTRLPRLARRRQLLSAAQEVFVENGYHAAAMDEIADRAGVSKPVLYQHFPGKLELYLALLDLHVDDMVNRVREALASTHENKLRVQATFQAFFDFVSSQGEAFRLVFESDLRNVAPVRQRVERSLQECAEMVSALIQEDTGCTSDEAHLLGVGLVGMAEVSARYWVTTHGSIPKDAAEQLLARLAWRGISGFPRTA; this is translated from the coding sequence GTGACCGCAACCCCGGACGCCAAGCCCCGGGGCACCCGGCTGCCCCGACTCGCCCGCCGCCGGCAGCTGCTGAGCGCCGCGCAGGAAGTGTTCGTGGAAAACGGCTATCACGCGGCCGCCATGGACGAGATCGCCGACCGGGCGGGGGTCAGCAAACCCGTGCTCTACCAGCACTTCCCCGGCAAGCTGGAGCTCTACCTGGCGCTGCTGGACCTGCACGTGGACGACATGGTCAACCGCGTCAGGGAGGCGCTGGCCTCCACGCACGAAAACAAGCTGCGCGTGCAGGCCACCTTCCAGGCGTTCTTCGACTTCGTCTCCAGCCAGGGCGAGGCCTTCCGGCTCGTCTTCGAGTCGGATCTGCGCAACGTGGCGCCGGTGCGGCAACGGGTGGAGCGGTCACTGCAGGAGTGCGCCGAGATGGTGAGCGCTCTCATCCAGGAGGACACCGGCTGCACCAGCGACGAGGCACACCTGCTCGGCGTGGGTCTGGTCGGCATGGCCGAGGTGAGCGCCCGCTACTGGGTGACCACGCACGGCTCGATTCCGAAGGACGCGGCGGAGCAACTCCTGGCCAGGCTCGCCTGGCGCGGCATCAGCGGTTTTCCGCGTACGGCATAA
- the ligD gene encoding non-homologous end-joining DNA ligase, protein MAKKVPVKVEGRELTLSNLDKVLYPDYRFTKAEVIDYYSRIAPVLLPHIEGRPLTVKRFPDGVTGQSFFEKNAPEHTPDWVKRVNLPVPGSTKNRETINFAVVEDLPTLVYYANLAALELHVPQWRVDDDGEALPPDLLVFDLDPGPPATIVECCEVALMLREVLKAEGLSARPKTSGRKGMQLYADWDCREEPSAYAKRLAQVLAKEHPQHVVSIMTKKARPGKVFIDWSQNNPAKTTVAAYSLRASEQPTVSTPLTWKEVEDCERPEDLVFTAPDVLARVEKRGDLFGRA, encoded by the coding sequence ATGGCCAAGAAGGTTCCCGTCAAGGTCGAAGGGCGCGAGCTGACCCTGAGCAACCTGGACAAGGTGCTCTACCCGGACTACCGCTTCACCAAGGCCGAGGTCATCGACTACTACAGCCGCATCGCCCCCGTGCTCCTCCCTCACATCGAAGGCCGCCCCCTGACCGTCAAGCGCTTCCCGGACGGCGTCACCGGCCAGTCGTTCTTCGAGAAGAACGCGCCCGAGCACACCCCTGACTGGGTCAAGCGGGTCAACCTGCCCGTCCCCGGCAGCACCAAGAACCGCGAGACGATCAACTTCGCCGTCGTCGAGGACCTGCCCACGCTCGTCTACTACGCGAACCTCGCCGCGCTGGAGCTCCACGTACCCCAGTGGCGCGTCGACGACGACGGCGAGGCGCTGCCACCCGACCTGCTCGTGTTCGACCTGGACCCGGGGCCGCCGGCGACGATCGTCGAGTGCTGCGAGGTGGCGCTCATGCTGCGTGAGGTGCTCAAGGCCGAAGGGCTCTCCGCCCGGCCGAAGACCAGCGGCCGCAAGGGCATGCAGTTGTACGCGGACTGGGACTGCCGCGAGGAGCCCTCCGCGTACGCCAAGAGGCTGGCCCAGGTCCTCGCCAAGGAACATCCCCAGCACGTCGTCAGCATCATGACCAAGAAGGCCAGGCCGGGCAAGGTGTTCATCGACTGGAGCCAGAACAATCCGGCCAAGACCACCGTGGCGGCGTACTCGCTGCGGGCGAGCGAGCAGCCGACCGTCTCCACACCGCTGACCTGGAAAGAGGTCGAGGACTGCGAACGTCCGGAGGACCTGGTCTTCACAGCGCCGGACGTACTCGCCAGAGTGGAGAAACGCGGCGACCTTTTCGGCCGGGCGTAG